The genome window AGAGACTTATGCGAAGCTTTTAAAAAGGATTTTGGAAAGGAGTTATAAAATCTAAACTTAGTTACCAACGACTGCCAAAACCAATAAATTGCCAATTATTATTCTCTTTTTTAAAAAACATTTCTACTCCTCTAATTCTTAAATGAGAATTTTTCTGAGATTCGTAGACAATTGGGATAATATCAATATAACCTTTAGCAAAATTATCAAATATTCGAATAGTACCAAAATCAATATAATATCTTAATTTTAAACGATAAGCATATTTTTTTATCTCATCTAAATTAAGCCATTTTATCCTCATATTAGGAAAAGAAATATTATGTTCTAATTCTCTTTCTTTTTTTAAGATTACTAAATAATTTTCTTTTTTAAATTTTGGGATTATTTCACTAATTTTATTCTCATAAAAAGCTATTTCAATCATTTTTTTTAAAATCTTCTTCATCTCTTCTTTGTTTTTATTGCCATAATTAAATTTATTGTGATCTAATATTTTAGAAATCCAAACCAAGTACCAAGTATCCTTCAAATTAAGCCAATTAGTAGCAATATAATAGTAATCTTTACTTTTTTCAAAATAGATATAAGTAGAAACTATCGCTGAATAACTTGTCGGATTTATATACCTTGTTCTTACAGCAGCAATTTTTCTATCTTTTAACCATTCTTTTAAAGCCTTCGCAAAACTATCGTAACTAATTTCTTTACGAAAAGTAGGATTAAAAAGTTGATATATCGATAAAAAATTAGATTTTCTTAATGCTTGATTAAATTTTGAAGATTTTTCTAAAAGTTTAAAAAAATCAGATTTTTTATTAACATTTCCGCAATAGATCAGAAAATTTATTAAGAAAGAAGTTATTAGAAAATTCATAAATAACGGGCCCGACCGGATTTGAACCGGCGCTCTTCGCCGTGACAGGGCGACGTGTTTATCCAGGCTACACTACGGGCCCTTTTTTAATTATAAAAATTTCTTTTCAAAAGTCAATTATTAATAGAAAATAGTAAATTTTCTTACACTTCTGTTAAAACCTGTTTCTAATACTACAAAATAAAAACCAGGAGAAACCAATCTGCCGTTTTTATCTTTTCCTTCCCAACAAGCCCCAATTTCTTCCAAAATTTCTTTCTTTTCGTATCTTCCGGGAGTAGTCAATTTTTTAACATTTAATTCTTTTTCGTAAATAAGTTTTCCATTTAAATTATAAATTTTTAAACTTGCCCATTTAGAAGGATTTCTTAATCTTAAAGGAAAATATATTTTTTCATTTTCGTTCTTTTTAATAAAGGGTTGAGGATAAATATCGCCAATCGCATCTTCATAATAAGAAATAATTTTTCCCGGATAAACTTTTAATAAAGAATCAATATTAGGAATTCCGTAACCTAAGGTACAAGAAGGAATACTTTCACTTGCTGTTTTAAATAATGCTTCTTTAACTTCTTCTATTTTCCAATCAGGATGAACCTCTAATATTAAAGCACAAAGTCCGGCAACCAGAGCAGTAGCCGAAGAAGTTCCGATAGAATATTCAAAAGCACCATCTTCATCCGGCTTAGCAACAACAGCATTATAAGCTAAGGCAACTAAATCAGGTTTAATTCTACCATCTGCTGTGGGACCCGCACCGCTTCCACGCCAACAAGAAGAATCAGGCATAACTCCACCAATTGTTAAAACTCCATCAGCGTCACCTGGTGCTACTAAATATGGATTAGGCCAAGGATATCTTAAACTATCGCTTCCCCGATTTCCCATCGCAGTTACAATTATTAACCCTCTTTGAGAAGCAATACTTGCTGCTAAAGAAGTTATTGCTGTCTTTCCATCAAATTCGGTATCTTCATACCAACCCCGATATCCCAAAGAAGAAGAAATTATTTGGGCACCATTTTTCTCGCACCATTCTAAACCTTTTACCCAATTATCTTCTTCAATAATATATTCATAATATTCACCAGTCCTATATTTATACTCTTCTGTCTTGGCAATCAAGAATTCAACAGCAGGAGCAACACCAATTAAATATCGGGGAGCATAACCAGCAATCAAGGAAGCCATTCTTGTTCCATGATAAGGCTGTTCTTTAAAATCTTCATCCTCTTCGTAATCAGTATTATCATCACCCTGAGAATTATAAATTAACCAAATATCATTATCAAAATCACTAAGAAGAGGATTGTAAAGAAATTCATTGGTGTCACTAAAGAGAAGGCTTTTGTTTTTCAAATCTAAAAGATAGATATTTGAACCTTCTTCATAAGTTAAATAAATTTTATCTTTTATTAGTAAATCAAAATTACCCAAGAAAGGGATATTTTCTAATATTACATCTTTTTTCTGCCAGTTTGTTCCCCAATCGATAGAGTGAGAATAACTTAAATTAATTAACGGTGGGTTTTCATATTCTTTTAATAAAATATAGATAGTATCATTTTTATTTCTTATTTGAAAATCAGCAACATTAATAAAAGTGTTTAAACTATCTAAATAGTAATTTGTTCCGCCATCGTTAGTTTTCAAATAATATATTTTACCTTCTTGAGATAAACAAAAAAGATAATAGTCTAAACTATCTTTAAGAATAATAATCGGTTTCTTTATTTTTTGATTAAACGAATAAACTGTTTTCGTTTCCTGCCAGACAATTTCTGAACCAATAATATTTGCCTTCTTAATCTTAAGTATTGAATCTTTATAAGTAAAGGTAAGATATAATTTATTATCAGAGTATAATAAACAAGGTTCTTTACCATTTTCTATTTTAGCAACACCTTGAAAATTAGTATAATAAAAATAACCGAAATATATCTCCTTATTTTTTTCATAAAGGTCTGAGCCATCAAAGGCAACAAAACCCATATTTGATTGATTATTTGTTAGAGAGATATGATGAAAAATATAAGACCTCAAATAATAAGAAATTGATTTTATTGGCTGCCAATTATTTCTTTCGTAATAGGTATAAACCACTGTTCTTTTTGGTATTCCTAAATGTTGAGTATCTGTTATGAAAAATAACAAAGGCAATTTTTCACCATTAGTATTAAAAATATAATCCGTTCTCGGATTTTCTATCGTGCGGAAATTTTTTAAATCAGAAATAGTTTCTTTTTGAAAATTGTTAGATTTTTTTGCTATAAAAAAATCACCGCCAGCAATAAAGTCATGTTCTTTTATTACCTTAATACCTTCAACCGCTTTATTTACGGTAGTATCATCGGAACTTTTTCTCTTTCTTCTTAATCCGGTATCTAATAATCCAATTCTAACACCGGAACCATAAATGCCCTTTTTGTGAACTTTGTCTACTCCTAACATAGCAATTTGGCGATAAGAATAGCCATAAAAAGAAGTATCTTTTTTTTCTTCTTGTGTTATTTTTATAGTTTTAGGAACCTGAAAACTGATTGCTTTTAATGGACGAATATCATAGATAAAAGGCAGATTTTTTAATAAAGGTAAAATCTCTTTTGGAATCTCACAACTAACACCGTTTAACCAGTTTGAAACATATCTTATTTTTACTCCCAACTTTCTTAACTCTTCAATATATTTTTCATAAACCGGTAAGTCATAAAAGTCATATATTTCTCCGATATTTTTTAATCTTCTTTCAATTGTTTTAGGATGAAGTTTATAGTCAAATTTTTCTAAAATATTTTTATAATCCTTCTCGGTAGTAAAACCTTTGTCAGTAAAGAGTATCCAATATTTTTCATTATTCTCGCTCATCAATCTTTCATAATCAATTTTCAAAGGAAAACGATAAAAATTATAAGAGAATAACCAAAA of candidate division WOR-3 bacterium contains these proteins:
- a CDS encoding S8 family serine peptidase, with amino-acid sequence MLIIFWLFSYNFYRFPLKIDYERLMSENNEKYWILFTDKGFTTEKDYKNILEKFDYKLHPKTIERRLKNIGEIYDFYDLPVYEKYIEELRKLGVKIRYVSNWLNGVSCEIPKEILPLLKNLPFIYDIRPLKAISFQVPKTIKITQEEKKDTSFYGYSYRQIAMLGVDKVHKKGIYGSGVRIGLLDTGLRRKRKSSDDTTVNKAVEGIKVIKEHDFIAGGDFFIAKKSNNFQKETISDLKNFRTIENPRTDYIFNTNGEKLPLLFFITDTQHLGIPKRTVVYTYYERNNWQPIKSISYYLRSYIFHHISLTNNQSNMGFVAFDGSDLYEKNKEIYFGYFYYTNFQGVAKIENGKEPCLLYSDNKLYLTFTYKDSILKIKKANIIGSEIVWQETKTVYSFNQKIKKPIIILKDSLDYYLFCLSQEGKIYYLKTNDGGTNYYLDSLNTFINVADFQIRNKNDTIYILLKEYENPPLINLSYSHSIDWGTNWQKKDVILENIPFLGNFDLLIKDKIYLTYEEGSNIYLLDLKNKSLLFSDTNEFLYNPLLSDFDNDIWLIYNSQGDDNTDYEEDEDFKEQPYHGTRMASLIAGYAPRYLIGVAPAVEFLIAKTEEYKYRTGEYYEYIIEEDNWVKGLEWCEKNGAQIISSSLGYRGWYEDTEFDGKTAITSLAASIASQRGLIIVTAMGNRGSDSLRYPWPNPYLVAPGDADGVLTIGGVMPDSSCWRGSGAGPTADGRIKPDLVALAYNAVVAKPDEDGAFEYSIGTSSATALVAGLCALILEVHPDWKIEEVKEALFKTASESIPSCTLGYGIPNIDSLLKVYPGKIISYYEDAIGDIYPQPFIKKNENEKIYFPLRLRNPSKWASLKIYNLNGKLIYEKELNVKKLTTPGRYEKKEILEEIGACWEGKDKNGRLVSPGFYFVVLETGFNRSVRKFTIFY